The Mucilaginibacter terrae region TAACTAATGAACTTCAAACCCTACGTATATTTCCTCCTCGCATTAACTATCATTTCTTCCTGTAAAACGCAAAAAAAGCCGGTTACGGTGGTAAATAATAGCCCTAAGGTTTATAAAACACAAATTGATAGCCTGCTGGATATTGTGAAGATTAAAGATACCGTTAGGCTGGCTGATAGTGTGGGGATGGCTGTACCTTCGGAATTTGTGGCTACGGTAAATTTTAATTTGCGCAAGCCTAATTATGTCATTATCCATCACACCGCCCAGGATTCGATGCAGCAAACGTTGAATACATTTACGTTAACCCGCACGCAGGTAAGTGCCCATTACGTAGTAAGCAGAGATGGCAAGGTTTACCACATGCTTAACGATTACCTGCGGTCGTGGCACGCCGGGGTAAGCAAGTGGGGTAGCGTTACCGATATGAACAGCTCCTCCATTGGTATCGAACTGGATAATAACGGTTTGCAACCTTTTCAGGAAGCACAAATAAAAAGCCTGGTGCTGTTGCTGGCCAAAATTAAAAAGGCATACAACATTCCTACGGCAAACTTTATTGGTCATGGCGATATTGCCCC contains the following coding sequences:
- a CDS encoding N-acetylmuramoyl-L-alanine amidase produces the protein MNFKPYVYFLLALTIISSCKTQKKPVTVVNNSPKVYKTQIDSLLDIVKIKDTVRLADSVGMAVPSEFVATVNFNLRKPNYVIIHHTAQDSMQQTLNTFTLTRTQVSAHYVVSRDGKVYHMLNDYLRSWHAGVSKWGSVTDMNSSSIGIELDNNGLQPFQEAQIKSLVLLLAKIKKAYNIPTANFIGHGDIAPGRKTDPSAYFPWKTLAKNGFGYWSDEVLELAPPTFDYVAALRIIGYDTSNLPAAIKAFKLHFVQTDVTPQLTQLDLNVLYNVAKKY